A stretch of Elusimicrobiota bacterium DNA encodes these proteins:
- a CDS encoding O-antigen ligase family protein: MRGAWDQWAQTLVLLAWAFLGGLESLLLVRGRAAALEGLFDVVRGAGPALGFFVGAGILSALGSEYPNSVLPAVLNDLPAVAFFLLTAAAPSRLRPLYFRSLAAGAVLPLAAAGVAAFSSPDQFAHSLVNANLLACLSVAGLPLLVFLGWGPLSGPRERWGWRAAAVVALGTLVLTKSFWGFLVLAAETAAGVAWWVRRRARPLDRRLVLLMAVLSVGAMAFLFRADWGKLFSGDADRWSWWRAAGAMAAARPWLGVGPGAFGEAYPAFRNSAWGLNTLYAHNLFLEMAAERGLLGLGAFLAFGFLAVRRGGARSARRAALTLSAAAFAAFNLANFGFSFPALYWLGFAGAGLLWADADLDGAPPRWATHRRLGLAGVALCAAAGFASYALFRSGQCLERARGEFETGRWPSAREWVDRGLRWNRWNPELYDLGAALRLIARDSDGAARDLARCVALAPTSAGFRRDAAELALRRGRNDEALAHYDAAVRFLPLSPVPWVRRGDVLRAAGRSEEARTSYQSALRALSDPRVMASAPAARAALTAQINEKLKEGPRAPN, encoded by the coding sequence ATGCGCGGGGCTTGGGACCAATGGGCCCAAACCCTCGTGCTCCTGGCGTGGGCCTTCCTGGGCGGATTGGAATCCCTTCTGTTGGTTCGGGGGCGGGCGGCCGCTTTGGAAGGTTTATTTGACGTCGTTCGAGGGGCGGGGCCGGCTCTGGGTTTCTTTGTGGGCGCCGGAATCCTTTCGGCCCTGGGGAGCGAATACCCCAACAGCGTTCTACCGGCGGTCCTGAACGATTTGCCGGCGGTGGCTTTCTTCTTATTGACCGCGGCGGCGCCTTCGCGCCTACGCCCGCTTTATTTCCGGTCCCTGGCGGCCGGAGCCGTCCTGCCGTTGGCCGCCGCGGGGGTGGCCGCTTTCTCCTCCCCGGACCAATTCGCCCATTCCCTCGTCAACGCGAACCTGCTGGCCTGTTTGTCCGTGGCGGGTTTGCCTCTCCTCGTTTTCCTGGGGTGGGGGCCCTTGTCCGGTCCTCGGGAACGCTGGGGGTGGCGCGCGGCCGCCGTCGTGGCTCTGGGGACGTTGGTGTTGACGAAATCCTTCTGGGGTTTCTTGGTCCTCGCGGCGGAAACCGCCGCCGGAGTGGCTTGGTGGGTTCGTCGGCGCGCTCGCCCCCTCGATCGTCGGCTCGTCCTTTTGATGGCCGTCCTGTCGGTGGGCGCGATGGCCTTTCTATTTCGGGCGGATTGGGGAAAATTGTTTTCCGGCGACGCCGACCGTTGGTCCTGGTGGCGCGCCGCCGGGGCCATGGCGGCGGCGCGCCCTTGGCTGGGCGTCGGCCCGGGGGCCTTTGGCGAAGCTTACCCCGCTTTCCGAAACTCGGCCTGGGGGTTGAACACGCTTTACGCCCACAACCTGTTTTTGGAAATGGCGGCGGAGCGGGGCCTCCTGGGGCTCGGCGCGTTCCTCGCTTTTGGGTTCTTGGCGGTTCGCCGGGGCGGCGCGCGGTCGGCGCGCCGCGCCGCGCTGACGCTTTCGGCCGCGGCTTTCGCGGCGTTCAATTTGGCCAATTTCGGATTTTCCTTTCCCGCCTTGTATTGGCTCGGTTTCGCCGGCGCCGGCCTTCTGTGGGCGGACGCCGATCTCGACGGCGCCCCCCCCCGTTGGGCGACGCACCGCCGCCTGGGCTTGGCGGGCGTCGCGTTGTGCGCGGCGGCGGGGTTCGCCTCCTACGCTCTCTTTCGTTCGGGGCAATGCCTGGAGCGGGCCCGGGGAGAATTTGAGACCGGCCGGTGGCCGTCCGCCCGGGAGTGGGTGGACCGGGGCCTTCGATGGAACCGTTGGAACCCGGAGCTCTACGACCTCGGGGCGGCCCTGCGATTGATCGCCCGGGACTCGGACGGGGCGGCCCGGGACTTGGCGCGCTGCGTGGCCCTGGCCCCGACGAGCGCCGGTTTTCGAAGGGACGCGGCCGAATTGGCTCTCCGCCGGGGTCGAAACGACGAGGCGCTCGCCCATTACGACGCCGCCGTGCGGTTTCTGCCGCTGAGCCCCGTCCCTTGGGTGAGGCGGGGGGATGTGTTGCGCGCCGCGGGCCGGTCGGAAGAGGCTCGCACGTCGTACCAATCGGCCCTGCGGGCCCTGTCGGACCCCCGGGTGATGGCGAGCGCTCCGGCCGCGCGGGCGGCGTTGACGGCGCAAATCAACGAAAAGTTGAAGGAAGGCCCCCGTGCCCCGAATTAA
- a CDS encoding glycosyltransferase family 4 protein: MPRIKVAHIVTKLEWGGAQQNTLHTVRTLNRDFFDAHLICGPGGILDGEAGRDDVPVEFVSALQRAVHPVKDAAAFFQLRRLLRRLRPDIVHTHSSKAGILGRWAASAAGVPVVVHTFHGFGFHPAQPAPVRAAYVAVERWTARLSTALIAVSRANRDEALARGIGRPDQYHLIRSGVPLAPYRSLASRRDAPPGIVLGAEEKLVTTIGPFKPQKNLKDFLRAAAAVLQRRRDVKFLVIGDGDGRVRLEEEIRRRGLADHVVLAGWRRDVPALLARTDAFCMTSLWEGLPRSLVEAMAAGRPCVVNAVDGCRDLIDDGVNGFLVPPRHPLTTAERLLQILADDDLAFLLGRRARETIGDEFDIDGMVRAQERLYSALWSARTPKTSPA, translated from the coding sequence GTGCCCCGAATTAAGGTCGCCCACATCGTCACCAAGCTCGAGTGGGGCGGCGCCCAGCAAAACACCCTGCACACGGTTCGAACCTTGAATCGCGATTTCTTCGATGCTCATTTGATTTGCGGTCCGGGCGGAATATTGGACGGGGAAGCGGGTCGCGACGACGTGCCGGTGGAATTCGTTTCCGCCCTCCAGCGGGCGGTCCATCCGGTCAAGGACGCCGCGGCTTTTTTTCAGTTGCGCCGCCTTCTTCGCCGTCTCCGCCCCGACATCGTCCACACCCACTCGTCCAAGGCCGGCATTCTCGGGCGTTGGGCGGCGAGCGCCGCCGGCGTCCCCGTCGTGGTTCATACCTTCCACGGGTTCGGTTTCCACCCGGCCCAGCCGGCGCCGGTCCGAGCCGCCTACGTGGCCGTGGAGCGGTGGACGGCCCGCCTTTCCACGGCGCTCATCGCCGTGTCCCGGGCCAACCGGGACGAAGCCCTGGCCCGGGGGATCGGCCGTCCGGACCAGTACCACCTCATTCGCAGCGGCGTGCCGTTGGCGCCCTACCGGTCCCTCGCGTCCCGCCGCGACGCCCCCCCGGGGATCGTCCTGGGGGCGGAGGAAAAATTGGTCACCACCATCGGGCCCTTCAAACCGCAGAAGAACTTGAAGGATTTTCTCCGGGCCGCCGCGGCCGTCCTTCAGCGGCGTCGCGACGTCAAATTCCTGGTCATCGGGGACGGCGACGGACGGGTTCGCCTGGAAGAGGAGATTCGCCGCCGGGGTTTGGCGGACCACGTGGTGCTCGCCGGGTGGCGGCGGGACGTGCCGGCCCTGTTGGCGCGTACGGACGCGTTTTGCATGACCTCCCTGTGGGAAGGCCTTCCTCGATCCCTGGTGGAAGCCATGGCCGCCGGGCGTCCCTGCGTGGTCAACGCGGTGGACGGATGCCGGGATTTGATCGACGACGGGGTCAACGGGTTTTTGGTTCCGCCGCGGCACCCTCTGACCACGGCCGAGCGCCTGCTCCAAATATTGGCGGACGACGACCTGGCGTTTCTCCTGGGCCGCCGCGCTCGGGAAACCATCGGCGACGAATTCGACATCGACGGCATGGTTCGGGCCCAGGAACGCCTGTACAGCGCGCTTTGGTCCGCGCGAACGCCCAAAACGTCGCCCGCTTAA
- a CDS encoding DUF177 domain-containing protein, producing the protein MAVEGEIPAASLPLETPDRPALVGPVRVALTADADKEAVHAWGTARGRVAMTCARCLARFETDLEGTLDMSVPVTETFLVVDDEVRQSLLLALPSQPLCRPACRGLCPRCGRNLNQGPCGCPAEPAPSPFDELKKLIQ; encoded by the coding sequence ATGGCGGTGGAAGGGGAAATCCCGGCGGCGTCCCTCCCCCTGGAAACGCCCGATCGGCCCGCTTTGGTGGGGCCCGTCCGGGTGGCCTTGACCGCCGACGCGGACAAAGAAGCCGTGCACGCCTGGGGCACCGCCCGGGGCCGCGTGGCCATGACCTGCGCCCGTTGCCTGGCTCGATTTGAAACCGATTTGGAGGGGACCCTCGATATGAGCGTCCCCGTGACTGAAACGTTTTTGGTGGTGGACGACGAAGTCCGCCAGAGCTTGTTGCTGGCGTTGCCGTCCCAGCCCCTCTGCCGGCCCGCCTGCCGGGGGCTGTGCCCCCGATGCGGACGAAACTTGAACCAGGGCCCCTGCGGGTGCCCCGCCGAGCCGGCCCCGTCTCCCTTTGACGAACTTAAAAAATTGATTCAATAA
- the rpmF gene encoding 50S ribosomal protein L32, translated as MANPKKKHSPARRDSRRSANFRLVMGSMSRCSNCGAARPPHRVCAACGYYGKELVVAPKTKKSKGEEK; from the coding sequence ATGGCCAACCCAAAGAAAAAACACTCCCCCGCGCGCCGCGACAGCCGTCGTTCCGCGAATTTCCGACTCGTGATGGGATCGATGTCCCGCTGCTCCAACTGCGGGGCCGCCCGACCGCCCCACCGCGTGTGCGCGGCCTGCGGCTATTACGGCAAGGAATTGGTGGTCGCCCCCAAGACCAAGAAGTCCAAAGGCGAAGAGAAATAG
- the plsX gene encoding phosphate acyltransferase PlsX, whose amino-acid sequence MTCRIALDAMGGDHGLPVNIAGALLARKETDHEIILVGDRDLIQQELEHHGARDQFLIQHAPTVVGMHEKPADACRSKKDSSIMVAAELVSQGKADALISAGNSGATMAASLWHLRRLPGVSRPAIATLMPTLVGNAIVLDVGANVDCKPKHLLQFAVMGSIYAHAILNIPSPRVGLLTIGEEEGKGNLVTVETHPMLKASGLNYVGHVEGRDVPSGVADVFVCDGFVGNILLKFGEGLAAAVLKLIKNEVRKHPLAIFGKYLLKGAFKELLRKTDPSEYGGAPLLGVNGVALISHGGADAKAIKNAVRTAGVFVEAGINRQISDRLQGTNAHIIPLKVSA is encoded by the coding sequence ATGACCTGCCGCATTGCGTTGGACGCCATGGGGGGGGACCACGGTCTTCCCGTCAACATCGCGGGGGCCCTGCTGGCCCGAAAGGAAACCGACCACGAGATCATTCTGGTCGGCGACCGGGACCTGATCCAGCAGGAATTGGAGCACCACGGCGCCCGGGACCAATTCCTGATCCAGCACGCTCCGACCGTCGTCGGCATGCACGAAAAGCCGGCGGACGCCTGCCGCTCCAAAAAAGACTCCTCCATCATGGTCGCGGCCGAATTGGTCTCCCAGGGAAAGGCCGACGCCTTGATTTCCGCCGGCAATTCCGGCGCCACCATGGCCGCTTCCCTTTGGCACCTGCGACGGTTGCCCGGGGTCTCCCGCCCGGCCATCGCCACGCTCATGCCCACCCTGGTCGGCAACGCCATCGTCCTGGACGTGGGCGCCAACGTGGATTGCAAACCGAAACACCTCCTTCAATTCGCCGTCATGGGATCGATTTACGCCCACGCCATTTTGAACATTCCGTCCCCCCGGGTGGGTCTCCTGACCATCGGGGAAGAGGAAGGCAAAGGCAATCTGGTCACCGTGGAAACCCACCCGATGCTCAAAGCCAGCGGACTCAATTACGTGGGCCACGTGGAAGGTCGCGACGTCCCCTCGGGCGTGGCCGACGTCTTCGTCTGCGACGGGTTTGTGGGGAACATTTTGTTGAAATTCGGCGAAGGGCTGGCCGCGGCCGTTTTGAAATTGATCAAGAACGAAGTGCGCAAACACCCCCTGGCGATTTTCGGCAAGTATCTGCTCAAGGGCGCCTTCAAGGAACTGCTGCGCAAAACCGATCCCTCGGAATACGGCGGGGCGCCGCTCCTGGGCGTCAACGGCGTGGCCCTGATTTCCCACGGGGGCGCCGACGCCAAGGCCATCAAGAACGCGGTGCGCACCGCGGGGGTCTTCGTTGAAGCCGGCATCAACCGTCAAATTTCGGACCGCCTGCAGGGAACCAACGCCCACATCATCCCGCTCAAGGTGTCGGCCTAA
- a CDS encoding ketoacyl-ACP synthase III: MSGVRFLATGAALPAKILTNADLSKIVDTTDEWITERTGIKERRIAAPEEATSDLSTRAARLALERAGLQPRDVDLIVVATCTPDHLFPSTACLVQKNLGVPACIAFDVSAACSGFIYGLACVKGLLETGVAKTALLIGADTLSRFTDWTDRGTCVLFGDGAGALVLQATSQTSDLLSVHLAADGGAGDILTIPGGGSRHPLGVNGNAKEFPPTIKMEGREVFKHAVTRMVEAAEGALAKAGLAPSDLRLLIPHQANLRIIDAVAKRVSLPDDRVFRNVHKFGNMSAATTIVALDEAVQDGRVKRGDVVELIAFGAGLTWGAAVLRW, encoded by the coding sequence GTGAGCGGCGTGCGATTTTTGGCCACCGGGGCGGCGCTCCCGGCGAAGATCCTGACCAACGCGGACCTCTCCAAAATCGTCGACACGACCGACGAGTGGATCACGGAGCGGACGGGCATCAAAGAGCGCCGCATCGCGGCGCCCGAGGAAGCCACCTCCGATCTCTCCACCCGGGCGGCCCGGTTGGCCCTGGAGCGGGCGGGCCTCCAACCCCGGGACGTCGACCTGATCGTGGTCGCGACCTGCACCCCCGACCACCTTTTCCCTTCGACGGCGTGCTTGGTCCAAAAAAATCTCGGCGTGCCGGCCTGCATCGCTTTCGACGTCTCCGCCGCCTGTTCCGGTTTCATCTACGGGCTGGCCTGCGTCAAAGGCCTCCTCGAAACCGGCGTGGCCAAAACGGCCCTCCTGATCGGCGCCGACACCCTCTCGCGCTTCACCGACTGGACCGACCGCGGCACCTGCGTGCTCTTCGGCGACGGGGCCGGGGCCCTGGTGCTCCAGGCGACGTCCCAAACCAGCGATTTGTTGTCGGTCCATTTGGCCGCGGACGGCGGGGCCGGGGACATCCTGACGATTCCGGGCGGCGGCTCCCGCCATCCCCTGGGCGTGAACGGCAACGCCAAGGAATTTCCACCGACGATTAAAATGGAAGGCCGGGAGGTTTTCAAGCACGCCGTGACCCGCATGGTGGAAGCCGCCGAAGGCGCCCTGGCCAAGGCCGGCCTCGCCCCCTCGGACTTGCGCCTTTTGATTCCGCACCAGGCCAATTTGCGCATCATCGACGCGGTCGCGAAACGGGTGAGCCTTCCCGACGACCGGGTGTTCCGCAACGTCCACAAGTTCGGCAACATGTCCGCGGCCACGACCATCGTGGCCCTGGACGAAGCCGTGCAAGACGGCCGGGTGAAGCGCGGGGACGTGGTGGAACTGATCGCTTTCGGCGCCGGCCTGACCTGGGGGGCCGCGGTCCTTCGTTGGTAG
- a CDS encoding site-specific DNA-methyltransferase, translating to MRTRLAPGSVDVVVTSPPYNVGIAYGAYDDRRTPEDYLNWIERFGREVHRALAPEGSFFLNVGGTPQNPWIPGDVANRLRPFFVLQNQILWVKSLATGAEDDPTGRRPGLSLGHYKPVNSRRYLHSGHEFVFHFTKTGRVPLDRLAVGVPYRDKSNIARWGRAADRRCRGNVWFVPYRTIQSRKGDRPHPATFPVELPAMCLKLHGVDRVRTVLDPFLGLGSTGLAARSLGLNFVGFDIDAAYVAEARKALTKAGAIE from the coding sequence ATGCGAACCCGGCTGGCCCCCGGCTCGGTGGACGTGGTGGTGACGTCGCCGCCCTACAACGTGGGCATCGCCTACGGGGCCTACGACGATCGGCGCACCCCGGAAGACTATTTGAATTGGATCGAGCGTTTCGGGCGGGAAGTTCACCGCGCGCTCGCCCCCGAGGGGTCCTTTTTTTTGAACGTGGGGGGAACGCCCCAAAACCCCTGGATTCCCGGCGACGTGGCCAATCGCCTTCGGCCGTTTTTCGTTTTGCAGAACCAGATTCTGTGGGTCAAATCCCTGGCCACGGGGGCCGAGGACGATCCCACGGGTCGACGCCCGGGGCTTTCCCTGGGGCATTACAAACCCGTCAACAGCCGGCGGTATTTGCACAGCGGCCACGAATTCGTGTTTCATTTCACCAAGACGGGGCGCGTCCCCCTGGACCGTTTGGCCGTCGGAGTTCCCTACCGGGACAAATCAAACATCGCCCGGTGGGGTCGCGCGGCCGACCGGCGGTGCCGGGGCAACGTGTGGTTTGTCCCTTACCGGACGATTCAGTCCCGAAAAGGGGATCGTCCCCATCCGGCGACTTTCCCGGTGGAACTTCCGGCGATGTGCCTCAAGCTGCACGGCGTCGACCGGGTTCGAACGGTGTTGGACCCCTTTTTGGGGTTGGGGTCCACGGGACTGGCGGCCCGATCGCTGGGCTTAAATTTTGTGGGGTTTGATATCGACGCGGCGTACGTGGCGGAAGCCCGGAAAGCGCTGACAAAAGCGGGAGCGATCGAATGA
- the fabD gene encoding ACP S-malonyltransferase, which produces MKTAFLFPGQGSQYVGMGRELADHFPAAKAVLDRAAAKLGGEYIDVFLNGPEEKLRQTRFTQVSLFIVSMAAQEVLKGAGFKADAVAGHSLGEYSALCAAGAFDFETGLDLVKARGEAIGAAAEKVPGTMAAIVGLDRNVVEEICRTASVHGVCQPVNYNCPGQIVVAGEVAAVQAAVQAAQAAGSPKSIVLNVSGPFHSSLMKPAADAMAGVLGRATIVSPAVPVYMNVDARETRSPEDIRAKLVRQIDHAVLWEDTLRGLFAAGVENFIEVGPGRVLSGLLRRTDKAKKFSNIEDKKSADALLAAVAPR; this is translated from the coding sequence ATGAAAACGGCTTTTTTGTTTCCGGGTCAAGGGTCCCAATACGTGGGCATGGGGCGGGAATTGGCGGACCATTTCCCCGCGGCCAAGGCCGTGCTGGACCGCGCGGCGGCCAAGCTCGGCGGAGAGTACATTGACGTTTTTCTGAACGGACCCGAGGAAAAACTCCGACAAACGCGGTTCACGCAGGTGTCGCTGTTCATCGTGTCCATGGCCGCCCAGGAGGTGTTGAAAGGGGCGGGTTTCAAGGCCGACGCGGTGGCGGGCCACAGCCTGGGGGAATATTCGGCCCTGTGCGCGGCGGGCGCTTTCGATTTTGAAACCGGGTTGGACCTGGTGAAAGCCCGGGGCGAAGCCATCGGGGCCGCGGCGGAAAAAGTGCCGGGCACCATGGCCGCCATCGTGGGGCTGGACCGGAACGTCGTCGAAGAGATTTGCCGGACGGCGTCGGTCCACGGCGTTTGCCAGCCGGTCAATTACAATTGCCCCGGCCAGATCGTCGTGGCGGGGGAAGTCGCCGCCGTCCAAGCGGCCGTCCAAGCGGCCCAGGCGGCCGGTTCGCCCAAGTCCATCGTTTTGAACGTGTCGGGGCCTTTCCACTCCTCCCTCATGAAGCCCGCGGCGGACGCCATGGCCGGGGTCTTGGGTCGCGCGACCATCGTTTCGCCGGCCGTCCCGGTGTATATGAACGTGGATGCCCGGGAAACCCGTTCCCCCGAGGATATCCGGGCGAAGCTCGTACGGCAAATAGACCACGCCGTTCTCTGGGAAGACACCCTTCGGGGCCTCTTCGCCGCGGGGGTCGAGAACTTCATTGAAGTCGGACCGGGGCGGGTGCTGTCGGGGCTTCTGCGGCGCACCGACAAGGCCAAGAAATTTTCTAATATAGAGGACAAAAAATCGGCGGACGCGCTGCTGGCGGCCGTCGCCCCGCGCTAA
- the fabG gene encoding 3-oxoacyl-[acyl-carrier-protein] reductase: MRLKDQVTLITGGAQGIGRAIAETFAKEGAKIALCDVNEAAAQQTAAEIKQKYNVDTHAAKVNVTVFDECEKWVAAVAEKMGRVDVLINNAGITKDNLVMRMSDQEWDAVIAVNLKGVFNCTKAVNRPMFKQRGGRIINIASIVGLMGNAGQVNYSATKGGVIAMTKTCAREFASRNVLVNAIAPGFIRTAMTDKLTDEQKQKLSSLIPLERLGEAQDVANAALFLASPESSYITGQVISVNGGMYM; encoded by the coding sequence ATGCGACTCAAAGACCAAGTGACACTCATCACCGGCGGGGCCCAGGGCATCGGACGGGCCATCGCGGAGACCTTCGCCAAGGAAGGCGCCAAAATCGCCCTCTGCGACGTGAACGAAGCCGCGGCCCAACAGACCGCCGCCGAGATCAAGCAAAAATACAACGTGGACACCCACGCGGCCAAGGTCAACGTGACCGTGTTCGACGAATGCGAAAAGTGGGTCGCCGCCGTCGCCGAAAAAATGGGCCGGGTGGACGTTTTGATCAACAACGCCGGCATCACCAAGGACAATTTGGTGATGCGGATGTCGGACCAGGAATGGGACGCGGTGATCGCCGTGAACCTCAAGGGCGTCTTCAACTGCACCAAGGCCGTCAACCGTCCCATGTTCAAACAGCGGGGGGGGCGCATCATCAACATCGCCTCCATCGTGGGCCTCATGGGGAACGCCGGCCAGGTCAATTACTCGGCCACCAAAGGCGGCGTCATCGCCATGACCAAGACCTGCGCCCGGGAGTTTGCCAGCCGGAACGTCCTGGTGAACGCCATCGCTCCGGGGTTCATCCGCACGGCCATGACGGACAAATTGACCGACGAGCAGAAGCAAAAGCTTTCCAGCCTCATCCCCCTGGAACGTTTGGGCGAAGCCCAGGACGTGGCCAACGCGGCCCTCTTTTTGGCCTCGCCGGAGAGCTCCTACATCACCGGCCAGGTGATTTCGGTCAACGGCGGGATGTACATGTAA
- the acpP gene encoding acyl carrier protein, whose protein sequence is MADDIETKVRDIIVEQLGVDAAQVKPEASFVNDLGADSLDTVELVMALEEAFDMEIPDEEAEKIQTVTQAVNYIKSHKK, encoded by the coding sequence GTGGCAGACGACATCGAGACAAAGGTGCGGGACATCATCGTGGAGCAGTTGGGCGTGGACGCGGCGCAGGTGAAGCCGGAGGCGTCGTTCGTCAACGACCTCGGCGCGGACTCCCTGGACACGGTGGAGCTCGTGATGGCGTTGGAAGAGGCCTTCGACATGGAAATTCCGGACGAAGAAGCCGAGAAAATCCAAACCGTCACCCAGGCCGTCAATTACATCAAGTCGCACAAGAAATAG
- the fabF gene encoding beta-ketoacyl-ACP synthase II — translation MKKRVVITGVGIVSPIGIGKEAYWQSLKSGRPGFGRISFFDPSTYPCHIDAEVRDFQPEQFIDKKKIRRMDRFTQFACAAAKLAVEDSKIDFAKENVERCGVIVGSGIGGLPTIEAEHSVLLEKGMRRVSPFLIPMLITNIAPGEIAIEYGLVGPNYSVASACATSNHAIGEALRHIRYGDADVILAGGTEAAITPLGVAGFCQARALTTDFNDRPEKASRPFDKGRSGFVMGEGAGVVVLETLEHALARGAKIYGELAGYGATDDAYHITAPSPEAKAASRAMQLALADGGLRPEDVDYVNAHGTSTELNDKTETFAIKKVFGDHAKKLAVSSTKSMTGHLLGAAGAAELIATLLSMEHNTLHPTINQETPDPECDLDYVPNVARPAQINVALSNSLGFGGHNAVLVVKRFKS, via the coding sequence ATTAAAAAGCGCGTGGTCATCACCGGGGTGGGGATCGTCAGCCCCATCGGCATCGGCAAAGAGGCCTATTGGCAGAGTCTCAAATCCGGACGTCCCGGGTTCGGGCGGATCAGTTTTTTCGACCCCTCCACCTACCCCTGCCACATTGACGCGGAAGTCCGGGATTTCCAGCCCGAGCAATTCATCGATAAAAAGAAAATCCGCCGCATGGACCGGTTCACCCAATTCGCCTGCGCGGCGGCCAAATTGGCCGTGGAAGATTCCAAGATCGATTTTGCAAAGGAAAACGTGGAGCGGTGCGGGGTCATCGTGGGCTCCGGCATCGGCGGCTTGCCGACCATCGAAGCCGAACACTCCGTCCTTCTGGAAAAAGGCATGCGCCGGGTGTCGCCCTTCCTGATTCCGATGCTCATCACCAACATCGCCCCCGGCGAAATCGCCATCGAATACGGCCTGGTGGGCCCCAATTACTCGGTGGCCTCGGCTTGCGCCACCTCCAACCACGCCATCGGGGAAGCCCTCCGGCACATTCGCTACGGCGATGCCGACGTCATCCTGGCCGGCGGCACCGAAGCGGCCATCACGCCCCTGGGCGTGGCCGGTTTCTGCCAAGCCCGGGCGTTGACCACGGATTTCAACGATCGGCCGGAAAAAGCCAGCCGTCCCTTCGACAAGGGCCGCTCGGGGTTTGTCATGGGCGAAGGCGCCGGGGTGGTCGTGCTGGAAACCCTGGAGCACGCCCTGGCGCGCGGCGCCAAGATTTACGGGGAATTGGCCGGGTACGGCGCGACGGACGACGCCTACCACATCACCGCGCCCTCCCCCGAAGCCAAGGCCGCCAGTCGCGCCATGCAGTTGGCGCTGGCCGACGGGGGCCTCCGGCCCGAGGACGTGGACTACGTGAACGCCCACGGGACCTCGACCGAACTCAACGACAAGACGGAAACCTTCGCGATCAAAAAAGTGTTCGGCGACCACGCGAAGAAACTCGCCGTGTCCTCCACCAAATCCATGACCGGACACCTCCTGGGCGCCGCCGGCGCGGCGGAGTTGATCGCGACCCTCCTCAGCATGGAACACAACACCCTTCACCCGACCATCAACCAGGAAACCCCCGACCCGGAATGCGATCTGGATTACGTGCCCAACGTGGCCCGGCCGGCGCAGATCAACGTCGCGCTCTCGAACTCCTTGGGGTTCGGCGGGCACAACGCCGTTTTGGTGGTGAAACGGTTCAAATCCTAA
- the rnc gene encoding ribonuclease III: MPREDSALLQKALRHKFKNTKLLEEALTHKSHAIERGSKTFNERLEFLGDSVLATVVAHYLFKRYADEDEGKLSKLKSQLVARPSLVVWSREIGLGKYLWMSDGEEATGGRERDSLLANAFEALLGAIFLDAGFSVAQRFVVRLLSKKKRIVETDYKSKLQEIIQKRYKIPPSYLLLEEKGPDHNKTFVMQVNVRRRLLGQGEGHSKKEAEQAAAYQALKKIRQHRLAPKIDPHHMAEDHALSEPSPRRAARRTEEKEKS, translated from the coding sequence ATGCCGCGCGAGGACTCCGCACTCCTTCAAAAGGCGCTTCGCCACAAATTTAAGAACACCAAACTGCTGGAGGAAGCGCTCACCCACAAGTCCCACGCGATCGAACGGGGGAGCAAAACCTTCAACGAACGGCTGGAGTTCCTGGGCGACAGCGTTTTGGCCACGGTGGTCGCCCATTACCTTTTCAAGCGCTACGCCGACGAAGACGAGGGCAAGCTTTCCAAGCTGAAATCCCAGCTGGTGGCGCGCCCCTCCCTGGTCGTGTGGTCCCGGGAAATCGGCCTGGGGAAATATTTGTGGATGAGCGACGGCGAAGAGGCCACGGGCGGGCGCGAACGGGACAGCTTGCTCGCCAACGCCTTTGAGGCCCTTCTGGGCGCGATCTTCCTGGACGCCGGGTTTTCCGTGGCCCAACGGTTCGTGGTCCGCCTCCTTTCGAAAAAGAAACGCATCGTCGAAACCGATTACAAAAGCAAACTTCAGGAAATCATTCAGAAGCGGTATAAAATTCCCCCGTCCTACCTGCTGTTGGAGGAAAAAGGCCCCGACCACAACAAAACCTTCGTCATGCAGGTGAACGTCCGTCGGCGGCTCCTGGGCCAGGGGGAAGGTCATTCCAAGAAAGAGGCCGAGCAGGCCGCGGCGTATCAGGCGCTGAAAAAGATCCGCCAGCACCGGTTGGCCCCCAAAATCGATCCCCACCACATGGCGGAGGATCACGCGTTGTCGGAGCCCAGCCCCCGGCGGGCCGCCCGGCGAACCGAGGAAAAGGAAAAATCCTGA